TATGCCCTATCAGGGATGGTACTTTTAATTGCAGCATTAGTTGTTTTAATATCTATGTTATCTTCTATTAATGAAAGAACCAGAGAAATTGGTATATTTAGAGCTATTGGGTTCCGTCAGCGTCATATTATACAAATTATTTTCTTAGAAGTTGGAATGGTTAGTATTTTAGGTGGTGTTCTTGGATTTGCTTTTGGAAGTCTAGGCGCAAAATATGCAGGTCCTTACCTAGCAGGAATCCAAAGTGGTGTGCCTATTCAGTTTAATTTATTATTACCAGCAGTGTTGTTATCAACAAGCTTAGCAATCATAGTAAGTGCATATCCAGCTATAAAAGCTGCAAAGCTTGACCCGGCAGAAGCACTACGTTTTTTATAAATGTATTCACAGTGAAACTAATTATAAGGAGGCATAAGAATGTCTGAAATAATGATTTCGTTAAAAGAAGTTAAAAAAACATATAAATCTATGGGAGATGAAGTCCAAGCTTTGCGGTCTGTAAGCTTTGACGTTATGAAAGGTGAATCCATTAGTGTAATGGGGCACTCAGGTTCAGGAAAAAGTACCATGTTATCCATTATTGGTGCTTTAAATCCACCTACTTCTGGAACCATAGAAATAGATGGCATTGATATATACAAATTATCACAAGAAAAAAGAGCTGACTTTAGAAGAGAATACTTAGGATTTGTATTTCAGCAATTTCAATTAATACCTTATTTAACAGCTATTGAAAATGTAATGTTACCTTTAACAACTACAAAAAGATCTAATAAAGAAAAAAGAGAGATGGCAGCAGACGTATTGGGTCGTGTTGGCTTGACTGAGAAAATGAACCGCTTACCAAACCAGCTTTCAGGAGGAGAGCAAGAAAGAGTTGCCATTGCAAGAGCTATTGTAAATGAGCCACCTCTTATCTTAGCAGATGAACCTACTGGTAGTTTAGATACTAAAACAGGTGATGAAATTATGGCGTTGTTTCAACAGTTAAATGAAGAAGGGTTAACTGTATTAATGGTAACGCATAATCCGGATAACACCCGTTATATGGGGCGAACGATAATGATGAAAGATGGTAAATTATCATTAGACTAATAATTTTATATAAAAGTATAAGGGAGGGATAAAGTGAAACTTCATAATATAATATTAAACAATCTCCGTAGACGTAAAGCAAAAATGTTATTTGTGTTGTTAGGGTTAATTATTGGAATTGCTACAGTTGTTTCTGTATACGGAGTAGTTGAGACAATGAAAATAGAGATGACAAGACAAGTAACTGAATTTGGTGTAAATGTTGTAATTACACCAGATGCAGGAGGCTTAACATTCTCTTATGGTGGGATAACATTGCCTGAGATTATGTATGATGTTGAACAACTAACAACAGAAGATGTTTCTAAAATTGAAGCATTACCATCTAGTGATATGATAAGAATTATTGCTCCAAAATTATTAGGATTTAATTCTTTAGAAACGGGGCAAAGGATCATGGTAGTTGGGGCTAACCTTCAAGAGGAATTTTTAATTAAGCCTTGGTTAAGAATTGATGACGGGATGGAAATGTCAGATTCACAAGCTTTGGAGATAAGTCCCTTACAAGGTGAAGATAAGAAAATGGACTTTGAACTCATTGATTTAAGTCGTCAAGATTTAGAAAGACTTACTATTTCAAATGAACAAATTATAGTGGGAGCTGTAATAGCAGATTCACTTAATATTAAAGAAGGAGATTTTCTAGTTATTTCAGATAAAGAATTTGAAATAAGTGCTATTCTACTAGAAAGTGGTTCTACGGAAGACCAACAAATTTTCATGAATCTTGTTGCTGCTGGAGAGTTGTTAGGGCGGCCTGAAGAGATTACTGTAATCGAAATGGCAGTAGATTACTTCAAAGGATCAGAAGAAGCACTGCTTTTAGAATTAGAAAGAGAACTTCCACATACCTATGTGACAAGTCTTCGTCAAGAAACTTTAAGAAGAGATGAGATGTTAATGAGATTGGTTCGTTTTGGAATGTCCATATCCCTACTTGTATTATTGGTAGGAATGTTAGTAGTTGGATTAACAATGCTAAGTTCTGTCAGGGAAAGAACCAATGAAATTGGTGTGTTTAGAGCTATAGGATTTAGAAAGTCTGATATTGCTAAGATGATTGTTCTTGAAGGTGTTATAATAAGTACAGTGGGTGGAATTATTGGATATTTTATTGGTATGTTTATTGCAAGTTATGCTGGACCATATTTAGCAGGAATGGATATACAGATTCCTTGGAGATTGGATATTTTATTATTAGCAGTTGGATTAGCAATTGTAATTGGTTTGGTTTCAAGTCTTTATCCAGCTCGCAAAGCTGCAAATTTAGATCCTGTTGAAGCGTTAAGATTTATATAGAAAAAATAAAACTGAGAGGTTTAGGCCTCTCTTTTTTTGATATAAATAAATTGTTGTAATTTATAAGGTAGCTTTGTAGTACCATTGAGATATTTAATTAAATTAAAAAATAAAGTATAATAAGTAGAATAGAATTCTATTCTATTTATTTCTACAAGACTAAGAATTGAAGTTAAAGACTATACGTACTGACCAAATTGGTGTTATAAATATTAATAAAGTGGCAAAGGGTGCAATTCTTTGTGTTCCAGGAGAGTAATTAACATCATAAGGAATTTGAGCCTTTAATAAAGCAGCTTGAGCAGTTAATAAGAGTTCTTGATTAACAAGTTCTCCATTAATTGCTTTTTGGAATGCTGCTGTTGCAAGGAGAGATAAAAGTTTATCAAGATTATTGTTATGTGGAGTCATATTGAACCAACTATTATCCTTTTTTATATTATATTCATAGACAAAGGATTTATTTCTAGTAAATAATGAATGGAGCATAAAGAGATGAAAAAATTTAAAAAGACTTATATTGAAATTACTAATATATGCAATCTTAGTTGTAGTTTTTGCCCGCCTACAAAAAGATTAAGTCAATACATGGATATTGATACCTTTACTAATATATTAGAGCAGATTAAAGGATATAGTAAACATCTTTACTTTCATGTAAAAGGAGAACCTTTATTACATCCCCAACTAGAAAAATTATTACAGATTAGTTATGAGAAAGAATTTTATGTTAATATTACAACCAATGGTACATTAATTAATTTAGTTAAAGATAAAATATTAGAGATACCTTCATTAAGACAGGTGAATTTTTCTCTCCATAGTTTTGAGGATGAAAAAGGCTCTGAAAAAATGTTAGAGTATATGAATTCCATCATATCTTTTTCAAAGGATGCAATTAAAAATAACATAATAATTTCTTTAAGGTTATGGAACCTTCAAAAGGATAATGCAACCAATACTCAAAAGAAAAAAAATCGTCAAATGCTAGAAATAATTGAAAAAGAATTTAATTTAGATTTTCAAATCGAAGAAAAAGTAGAACCTGGAAAAGGTATTAAGATAGAAGAGCGATTATATATTAATCAAGAAAGTCAATTTAATTGGCCTGATTTACAAATACAAGAAATAAGTTCAAAAGGCTTTTGTCACGGTCTAAGAAATCAAATCGCTATTTTAGTTGATGGAACAGTGGTGCCTTGTTGTCTTGATGGTGAAGGCATTATGGATTTGGGTAATTTGAAAAACTCTTCATTCAAAGAGATTATAGAAAGTAAAAAAGCAACAGATATATATAATAGTTTTTCTAATGGAGAAGTAATTGAAGCGTTGTGTAGAAAGTGTGGTTATAGATTAAGATTCAGCCAGGTTAAAAGTTAGATTCTTTTGAGAATCTAACTTTTTTAGAATTAAAGCATATAAAAAGCGATAAAATATATATATACAGTAATTAAGGGGCGATTATATGCTATTAGATATTCCAAAAACAGAGAGAGTAGATTTTAATGGTGGATATGGCGTTATAAAAGTAGATACATTTAATCAACGGATAAAGATTGTTGCCTTTGAGGGTGATATAGCATTCTTGTTAGAAAAGATTGAGATTATTGCAAAGAAAGTTAATGCAGGGAAGATTTTTTATATTGGTGGCGAGGCTGATATTAAAGTATTTAAAAAAAATAATTTTATTATGGAAGCTAAAGTTTATAGTTTTCTAAAAGGGGAACCTGGATACTTTTTATCTAAATTTTTAAAACAAGAAAGAAAGATGAGTTTGTATGTCCCAGAGGAAGAAGAGGTATTAATTAGATCAAGAGATTATATAAAAGACAATTATGAATATATAATATATGACAAATACGAGATAAGGGATGCCTGTGAAGAAGATGCTGAACAATTGGCACGTTTATATAAAAGTGTGTTTGAAACTTATCCATCACCTATGAACAATGGAGAGTATATAAAATATGCTATGAAAAACCATGTGTATTTTAAAGTAATTACTTATAACAACAGGATTATAAGCTCTGCTTCAGCAGATATGGACCCTGAAAATTATAATGCGGAAATGACAGATTGTGCAACAGAAGTAGAACATAGAGGACAGGGGTTAATGGGAAGATTAATATTAGAATTAGAAAAAGAAATGAGAAGAAAAAATTATAATGTGTTTTATAGTACAGCAAGGTCTATCTCAGCAGGAATGAATATTATATTTGCCAAACATAATTATGAGTATGGGGGTAAGCTAGTTAATCATTGTCATATTTGTGGAGGATTTGAAAATATGAATATATGGGTTAAAGTTTTATAGATTGATGCTTATTGATATGTAAAGAATAGGTTAATAATTTGGTAGGTTGAATCCCATTGATGCCCAAAGGCATGTATAAGTATAGCCAATGGTATAACTATTTTAATGGAGACCAAAGGTAAATTGTTTGAATATAATGAAGTAAAATATAAAATTGGAGATTATTATGTATCCAGTCTATCCTTATTATAGTAGAAAAGAAGAGTGTGAAGATCTGCCGATACCCTTTCCACCTCAAAGTCAAGCAAGGCCAGGTTTTGAATATAGAATGATTCCTAATCCTATATCGGATTATGATGGTTACGTAGGTTCAGGTAAATTAAGAGGAAAAGTAGCTATTATTACAGGTGGAGATAGTGGAATTGGAAGAGCTGTAGCTATTGCATTTGCAAAAGAAGGAGCAGATATAGTAATAGTATATCTAAATGAACACAGAGATGCTATGGATACAAAAAGAAGGGTTAATGATTTAGGTCAAGAATGCTTGCTTTTTGAGGCAGATTTGAGATTAGAAAATGAGTGTGAAGAAATGGTTAGAAGAACTATGGAGTTTATGGGGAGAATTGATATACTTGTAAACAACCATGCCATTGCCTATCAAACTTTAAGTGTTCTTGATATGACTCAAGAGCAATTAGAAGATACATTTACTACAAATTTATTTTCATATATCTATTTGATTAAGGCAGCCTTTCCATATTTGGAAACTGGTAGTAGCATCATTAACACATCATCAATTGTTGGAGTAAAAGGCAATTCAGGTGCAATGGATTATGCTGCTTCAAAAGGTGCCATAATAAACCTTACAAAATCACTAGCAATGTCTTTGGTAAATAATGGCATTCGTGTGAATGCTGTTGCGCCAGGACCTGTATGGACACCTTTGGTTGTATCCACATTTCCGCCTAATACTGTGTCAGAGTTTGGAAGGAATACTCCTTATAAACGAGCTGCTCAACCTTTTGAAATTGCACCTGCATATGTGTATTTGGCTTCGGAAGATTCAGGATATGTAACGGGTCAAGTGATACCTGTTACAAATGAAATCTTATAAACAGTTTATTTAAACCACTTATTTAATAGGTGGTTTTTATGCTATAATTAAGAAAAGTTATTGGAAGGTGATGGTAATGGAATATAAAAGATTTAATAATAGTGTGGTCATAAGAATTGATCCTAAAGAAGAAGTTGTTGAATGTATAAAAGCAATTTGTGACAAAGAGCAAATAAAAGCAGGTTCATATACAGGTCTTGGTGCAGCAGATGAGATTACAGTGGGATTATTTAATACGAAGGAAAAAAAATATTATTCTAAAACCTTTAGTGGCGATTATGAAATCACAAGTTTGGTAGGTAGTGTATCTACAATGAATGGAGAAACCTATTTGCATACCCATATTAATATTTCTGATGTGGAGATGAATGTATTTGGTGGCCATTTGAATAAAGCAGTTATTAGTGGTACTTGTGAGATAGTATTAACAATAATTGATGGACAAGTAGAAAGAGAATTTAATGAACAAATAGGTTTAAATTTGTATAAGTTTTTGTAGAAAGCAGTAAGTAATAAAAAGCTAGAGAATAGGCAATCCTAATAGTAATTAATTTAACTTAAGCTTAGCTTTGAAAGAGCCTAAAGCTTCCATTGAAAACAAAAATTTCAAGCCCTAAAATAATGGTGTGGAGGGATTAAATGTTAGGATTGGACTTAAAAACATACTGCAATAGTGAATATAATGTGCTTAAAAAGGTGATAGTATGTGAACCTAAATATATGACCATACGAGAAGCAATTAATGAAACTCAAAAACACTATTTAGATGAAAATATACAAATTAATATTGCTATGTTA
The nucleotide sequence above comes from Natranaerovirga pectinivora. Encoded proteins:
- a CDS encoding SDR family oxidoreductase, which encodes MYPVYPYYSRKEECEDLPIPFPPQSQARPGFEYRMIPNPISDYDGYVGSGKLRGKVAIITGGDSGIGRAVAIAFAKEGADIVIVYLNEHRDAMDTKRRVNDLGQECLLFEADLRLENECEEMVRRTMEFMGRIDILVNNHAIAYQTLSVLDMTQEQLEDTFTTNLFSYIYLIKAAFPYLETGSSIINTSSIVGVKGNSGAMDYAASKGAIINLTKSLAMSLVNNGIRVNAVAPGPVWTPLVVSTFPPNTVSEFGRNTPYKRAAQPFEIAPAYVYLASEDSGYVTGQVIPVTNEIL
- a CDS encoding ABC transporter permease; its protein translation is MKLHNIILNNLRRRKAKMLFVLLGLIIGIATVVSVYGVVETMKIEMTRQVTEFGVNVVITPDAGGLTFSYGGITLPEIMYDVEQLTTEDVSKIEALPSSDMIRIIAPKLLGFNSLETGQRIMVVGANLQEEFLIKPWLRIDDGMEMSDSQALEISPLQGEDKKMDFELIDLSRQDLERLTISNEQIIVGAVIADSLNIKEGDFLVISDKEFEISAILLESGSTEDQQIFMNLVAAGELLGRPEEITVIEMAVDYFKGSEEALLLELERELPHTYVTSLRQETLRRDEMLMRLVRFGMSISLLVLLVGMLVVGLTMLSSVRERTNEIGVFRAIGFRKSDIAKMIVLEGVIISTVGGIIGYFIGMFIASYAGPYLAGMDIQIPWRLDILLLAVGLAIVIGLVSSLYPARKAANLDPVEALRFI
- the ablB gene encoding putative beta-lysine N-acetyltransferase, with amino-acid sequence MLLDIPKTERVDFNGGYGVIKVDTFNQRIKIVAFEGDIAFLLEKIEIIAKKVNAGKIFYIGGEADIKVFKKNNFIMEAKVYSFLKGEPGYFLSKFLKQERKMSLYVPEEEEVLIRSRDYIKDNYEYIIYDKYEIRDACEEDAEQLARLYKSVFETYPSPMNNGEYIKYAMKNHVYFKVITYNNRIISSASADMDPENYNAEMTDCATEVEHRGQGLMGRLILELEKEMRRKNYNVFYSTARSISAGMNIIFAKHNYEYGGKLVNHCHICGGFENMNIWVKVL
- a CDS encoding ABC transporter ATP-binding protein, whose translation is MSEIMISLKEVKKTYKSMGDEVQALRSVSFDVMKGESISVMGHSGSGKSTMLSIIGALNPPTSGTIEIDGIDIYKLSQEKRADFRREYLGFVFQQFQLIPYLTAIENVMLPLTTTKRSNKEKREMAADVLGRVGLTEKMNRLPNQLSGGEQERVAIARAIVNEPPLILADEPTGSLDTKTGDEIMALFQQLNEEGLTVLMVTHNPDNTRYMGRTIMMKDGKLSLD
- a CDS encoding PPC domain-containing DNA-binding protein, which gives rise to MEYKRFNNSVVIRIDPKEEVVECIKAICDKEQIKAGSYTGLGAADEITVGLFNTKEKKYYSKTFSGDYEITSLVGSVSTMNGETYLHTHINISDVEMNVFGGHLNKAVISGTCEIVLTIIDGQVEREFNEQIGLNLYKFL
- a CDS encoding radical SAM/SPASM domain-containing protein, with translation MKKFKKTYIEITNICNLSCSFCPPTKRLSQYMDIDTFTNILEQIKGYSKHLYFHVKGEPLLHPQLEKLLQISYEKEFYVNITTNGTLINLVKDKILEIPSLRQVNFSLHSFEDEKGSEKMLEYMNSIISFSKDAIKNNIIISLRLWNLQKDNATNTQKKKNRQMLEIIEKEFNLDFQIEEKVEPGKGIKIEERLYINQESQFNWPDLQIQEISSKGFCHGLRNQIAILVDGTVVPCCLDGEGIMDLGNLKNSSFKEIIESKKATDIYNSFSNGEVIEALCRKCGYRLRFSQVKS